Proteins encoded by one window of Enterococcus faecalis:
- a CDS encoding PTS sugar transporter subunit IIB: protein MNSHKALVACRAGVGSSLMLKIKVNEVVKENNFPLEVEHSSLDGVPGFQGDMIITLPDVANELIEKNLPQKIVGIANIVDKNEIKIKLEEAFIELEKQ, encoded by the coding sequence ATGAATAGTCATAAAGCTTTAGTAGCTTGCCGTGCAGGAGTAGGATCAAGTTTGATGCTAAAGATCAAAGTCAATGAAGTTGTTAAAGAAAATAACTTTCCGTTAGAAGTAGAACATTCATCTTTAGATGGTGTGCCAGGTTTTCAAGGAGATATGATCATTACTTTGCCTGATGTAGCGAATGAATTAATAGAAAAAAATTTACCACAGAAGATTGTTGGCATTGCGAATATTGTGGATAAGAATGAAATTAAGATAAAACTTGAAGAAGCATTTATTGAGTTAGAAAAACAGTAG
- a CDS encoding 2,3-bisphosphoglycerate-dependent phosphoglycerate mutase, whose protein sequence is MDVVLMRHGESEANFENYWTGWLDVSLTEKGQEQARKAGEKIKNAQIEFDAAFTSVLKRASLTCQIILEESDQLWIPTFKTWRLNERHYGALVGKNKDEMAREFGADQVKRWRRDYYEMPPLVEENHFDRRYAQLADQDIPHGENLQMTVQRVAPLWQDEIAPLLGSGKNVLITGHGNSLRALVKYLEDVPEDQMDTIDIPNAQPIHYRFDKNLQIVNKSIL, encoded by the coding sequence ATGGATGTAGTACTGATGCGGCACGGGGAAAGTGAAGCAAATTTTGAAAATTATTGGACGGGATGGCTGGATGTTTCTCTGACAGAAAAAGGACAGGAACAGGCTCGTAAGGCAGGGGAAAAAATCAAAAACGCGCAGATCGAGTTTGACGCTGCATTTACGTCAGTATTGAAGCGGGCATCATTGACTTGCCAGATCATCTTAGAAGAAAGCGATCAGTTATGGATACCGACATTTAAAACCTGGCGTCTGAACGAGCGGCATTATGGCGCTTTAGTAGGGAAAAATAAGGATGAAATGGCACGAGAATTCGGGGCAGATCAAGTCAAACGCTGGCGTCGAGATTATTATGAAATGCCTCCATTAGTAGAAGAAAACCATTTTGATCGCCGTTACGCACAATTGGCAGATCAAGACATTCCTCATGGAGAAAATCTGCAAATGACGGTCCAGCGGGTCGCGCCATTATGGCAAGACGAGATCGCGCCGCTGTTGGGTTCGGGTAAGAATGTTTTGATTACCGGACATGGCAACAGTCTGCGGGCACTGGTGAAATATTTGGAGGATGTACCGGAAGACCAAATGGATACCATTGATATTCCCAATGCGCAGCCGATCCACTACCGCTTTGATAAGAACTTGCAGATCGTCAATAAATCGATCCTCTAA
- a CDS encoding ACT domain-containing protein → MKAILTVVGKDKVGIIAGVSQKLAELNINILDVSQTIMEDYFTMMMMLQMQPEADLEAIKQALSQVENTLSVKISIQNEEIFNAMHKL, encoded by the coding sequence ATGAAAGCTATTTTAACGGTGGTCGGGAAGGACAAGGTTGGGATCATTGCCGGTGTCAGCCAGAAGTTGGCAGAATTGAATATCAATATTCTAGATGTATCTCAAACGATCATGGAAGATTATTTTACCATGATGATGATGTTGCAAATGCAACCAGAGGCTGATTTAGAAGCGATCAAGCAAGCATTGAGTCAAGTTGAAAACACGTTGAGCGTCAAAATCAGCATTCAAAATGAAGAGATCTTCAATGCGATGCATAAACTATAA
- a CDS encoding PFL family protein, protein METKQILETIRMVEEENLDIRTITMGISLLDCIDASTEKTCQNIYNKITSKAKNLVKVGDEIASEFGIPIINKRISVTPIAIVASASGGQDCVAFARVLDKAAKAVGINFIGGYSALVEKGYQGADLSLIQSIPEALAETEFVCSSVNIGSTRAGINMDAVKLMGETIKQTAEASDMGCAKLVVFANAVEDNPFMAGAFHGVGEADCEINVGVSGPGVVKRALEKVKGESFDVVAETVKKTAFKITRMGQLVGQIASERLHVPFGIVDLSLAPTPAVGDSVALILEEMGLEAVGTHGTTAALALLNDAVKKGGVMACNHVGGLSGAFIPVSEDAGMIKAVEEGYLNLEKLEAMTAICSVGLDMIAIPGDIPAETIAAMIADEAAIGVINHKTTAVRIIPAKDKKVGDSVEFGGLLGTAPVMRTNSAKSTDFIQRGGRIPAPIHSFKN, encoded by the coding sequence ATGGAAACAAAACAAATTCTTGAAACGATCCGGATGGTAGAAGAAGAAAATCTTGATATCCGGACGATCACAATGGGTATTTCATTGTTGGACTGTATCGATGCCAGCACAGAAAAGACTTGTCAAAATATCTATAATAAAATCACCAGCAAAGCGAAAAATCTTGTAAAAGTCGGTGACGAGATCGCCAGTGAATTTGGGATCCCCATCATCAACAAGCGGATCTCGGTAACGCCGATCGCAATCGTTGCTTCCGCAAGCGGCGGGCAAGACTGTGTTGCTTTTGCGCGAGTTTTGGACAAAGCCGCAAAAGCGGTGGGGATCAATTTTATCGGCGGGTATAGCGCATTAGTTGAAAAAGGCTATCAAGGAGCGGACCTGTCCTTGATCCAATCGATTCCGGAAGCCTTGGCAGAAACAGAATTTGTCTGTTCTTCTGTCAATATTGGTTCGACACGGGCAGGGATCAATATGGACGCTGTCAAATTGATGGGTGAAACCATCAAACAAACCGCCGAAGCTTCAGATATGGGCTGTGCGAAGTTGGTAGTCTTTGCGAATGCGGTGGAAGACAATCCTTTCATGGCGGGAGCATTCCACGGGGTCGGTGAAGCAGATTGCGAGATCAATGTCGGTGTCAGCGGACCGGGCGTAGTAAAACGCGCTCTGGAAAAGGTCAAAGGCGAATCTTTCGATGTGGTTGCTGAAACAGTTAAGAAGACGGCATTTAAAATCACGCGGATGGGACAATTAGTCGGTCAAATCGCTTCTGAGCGATTGCACGTACCCTTTGGTATTGTGGATCTGTCATTAGCTCCTACTCCGGCAGTTGGTGATAGTGTCGCGTTGATCTTGGAAGAAATGGGCTTGGAAGCTGTCGGCACACACGGTACAACGGCCGCACTGGCTTTATTGAACGATGCTGTGAAAAAAGGCGGCGTGATGGCCTGCAACCATGTGGGAGGCTTATCAGGCGCATTCATCCCGGTTTCTGAAGATGCAGGTATGATCAAAGCCGTAGAAGAAGGCTATCTGAATCTGGAGAAATTAGAAGCGATGACCGCCATTTGTTCAGTGGGTCTGGACATGATCGCGATCCCAGGAGATATACCAGCGGAGACGATTGCGGCGATGATCGCTGATGAAGCTGCGATCGGTGTCATCAATCATAAAACAACGGCGGTGCGGATCATCCCCGCTAAAGATAAAAAAGTCGGCGATTCTGTCGAATTCGGCGGTTTGCTGGGGACTGCTCCAGTCATGCGGACGAATTCGGCGAAATCGACGGACTTTATCCAACGAGGCGGGCGGATCCCGGCACCAATCCATTCATTTAAAAATTAG
- a CDS encoding HAD hydrolase-like protein, with translation MFDSYIWDFDGTLFDTYPIMLDSMMKALEDRQVVADPKAVYRLLKEKSSKALIEKYHLDFREFSDDFHQYETLDTRQPVTFDHVYDTLTQLKQQGSKHYILTHRTIASTRELLVKEGMLEFFEENARRLALIFLPPYSPQLNLMEGVWKWLKESVILTTSRKSNSRSAVS, from the coding sequence ATGTTTGATTCATATATATGGGATTTTGACGGGACGTTGTTCGATACGTATCCGATCATGCTTGACAGCATGATGAAAGCTTTAGAAGATCGGCAAGTAGTTGCTGATCCAAAAGCTGTTTATCGATTATTGAAAGAAAAATCTTCAAAAGCATTGATTGAAAAATATCATTTGGACTTTCGAGAATTCTCAGATGATTTCCATCAATACGAAACGCTTGATACACGTCAACCTGTCACATTTGATCATGTGTATGACACATTGACGCAATTGAAACAACAAGGATCTAAACATTATATCTTGACTCATCGTACGATCGCTTCGACTCGCGAATTGTTAGTAAAAGAAGGAATGTTAGAATTTTTTGAAGAAAACGCAAGGCGCCTGGCACTCATCTTCCTTCCTCCCTACAGCCCTCAGTTGAACCTAATGGAAGGCGTTTGGAAGTGGCTCAAGGAATCGGTCATCTTGACCACGTCCAGAAAATCAAACAGTCGGTCCGCGGTTTCTTAG